The Deltaproteobacteria bacterium DNA window AAGTCTTTTTCTGGCCCGCCGGCTAGGCCGTCAGACCCAGGATCAGGTGCGGGAGCAACTGGCCAATTTGTTAAAATTGCCTACTTTAGTCCAGGAGGTTTTGGACTATGACCAGAAGTTGCGAGAAATTGGCCAGCGCTATGTCCATGCCCAGGATTTTCTCTATCTGGGCCGGGGGATCCATTATCCGATCGCCCTGGAGGGCGCCCTAAAGCTTAAGGAAATCTCCTACGTCCATGCCGAGGGCTATCCGGCCGGAGAAATGAAGCACGGCCCCATTGCTCTGATTGATGAGCATTTGCCAGTGGTGGTGTTGGCCACCCGAGGCCCGGTGTTTGATAAAATGATGGCCAATATCGAGGAAGTAGTCGCCCGGCGAGGCCGGGTCATCGCCCTGAGCGAAGCCGACAATTACCCGGTGTATGAAAAGGTTGAAACCTTGATCCCGGTTCCGGAGACCACCCTGGCGCTGTCCCCTATTCTGCTGGTGGTACCGCTGCAACTGCTGGCTTACCATATCGCTGATCTGCGGGGCACCGATGTTGACCAGCCACGCAATCTGGCCAAAAGCGTGACGGTGGAATAACCAATCCGGGCAAGCGAGCCTTGCCCATCTTCATCTGCTTATCCCTACTTTAGTATCAGAGCAAAGCGGGGGCGGCTGATCGACTGCTGGCGGCAGAGCGGACAGCGGGAAGGCGTCCGGAGCCGCTCCCGTTTTTTGAAGACAAAGCCGCAATGCTGGCAGACCGCCGGAATGATCTGAAAACGGTGGCTTGGGCCTGGGGCCCGGGCAATATGGCCCAGATGATCCAGCACCTCCTTTTCAGATAACGACAGGCGCTGGGAAAGTTCTCGGATCGAAAGAGGTTGCTCCTGTAACAATTCTTTGATAGCCTGACGGGGAGTAATCATAGTTTTAGAAAAGAGTCGGTATGCGATATTTGATCATGGGAACCGGGGCGCTGGGCACGGTCTTTGGTGGTTTGCTGCAGCATGCCGGTCACCAGGTAACCTTTGGCGGTCGAGGACCCCATTTTGAACATCTAATCACCCAGGGCTTAACCGTCAACGGCATCTGGGGGCAATTCCACCTGGGGCCGGTGGCGGCTCTGCAACCTGACCAGCCCTCCCCTGACCCTTACGATATTATTCTGCTCTGTGTAAAGTCTTTTGATACCCTAACCGCGGCTCGGGCCGTAAAGGGACTGCTGGCCCCAAATGGCCTGATCGTTTCGGTGCAAAACGGCTTGGGCAATATCGACATCCTGGCCCAGGAATTCGGCGCTGCCCGTACCATCGGGGCACGGGTAATCTTTGGGGCGGAGATCACCAAGCCCGGGGTCTCTACTGTCACGGTTTACGCTGATAGAGTGTTGCTGGGAGCCACATCCGAAGAGACTTCGCCAGCCGTTCTGGAACAGTTGGCGGCGGATCTCAACCGGGCCGGCATTCCCACCGCCATAGTAGATAATATCCTCACCCACATATGGGATAAGGTGCTTTATAACTGTGCTCTCAATCCCCTGGGAGCCATTTTGGGAGTGGCCTACGGGGCTCTGGCGGATAATCCCGCCACCCGGGATTTGATGTTGGCCCTGATCCAGGAGATTTATCAGGTAGCCGCGGCTCTGGCGATTCCTTTAAGTCAGCCGAGCGCCACAAGCTACTTTCAGCATTTCCTGGAGAACCTGGTGCCGCCTACTGCCGCGCATCTGCCCTCCATGTTACAGGACCTCCGCCGGGGTCGGCGCACCGAAATCGATGCCTTAAACGGCGCCATCTGCCGCTATGCGGATCAATTGGGGCTGACTACCCCCTATAACCAAACCCTCTGTCACCTGATTAGGTTTCTGGAAGCCGGATCAACTTGCCAAGGTGAGCAGAAAGCTGAGAAAAGCGCAGCATAAGCATAACTTAGCCCGTTCTCAAGGGATCGGGCTGGGCACTGTGTCCGGCTCGCTGACTTCGAACCTTTCCGGAATCCGCCAGGCCAGCAGATAGAGGACCTGGGAGCCATCATTGCTAAGAGCATGCGGCATCCCGGGAGGTATGATTACCATGGTCCGGTCACCGGCCAACCGTCGCTGGTGCTTTTGCCCCTGATCATCCTGCCAGACAAAGTTGCCTTCTCCGTGGAATACATAGAGCCATTCCCGCTTGTGAGGGTGCTGGTGGTTGCCCCGCACCTGGCCGGGTAATATGGACACTAAATGAAGGCTCTTGAGGATGGTTGCCCCTTCACAGGTAACAGTCGCCTCCCGGAAAGGGAAATATGCCAAACCACGCTCATCTCGTTTAATTTCATCCCTCAAGTCTAAAAATTGGGGCTGGTTGGTCTCTGTCGTCATCGGTTTTCCGATTTTCTCCATTTTGAAGCTTAAGATATTACTCAGTTTATAAAATAAATGAATTGGGGTTAGAAAAAAACAGCTCTTGGGAGAGGGGGCTAAGGGTTGGAGACCCCTATCCCCCCTTTCTCAAACCCTCTCCCCCAACCTCTTAAGGGAGGTTGGGAGGGGAGCTAGAGGTGAGGGCCGGGGGTCCCCCCCGGCCCTCACCTCAAATTAACCTTTTAAATGCTCTGAGTGATATGACGTTGTGCATTTTAGGATAGTTATGGTAAAGTAATTTACCATATTGGAACCGTGATTTTATTATATCGAATCCGGAGCTTGTATGGCAACGATCAATGACCTGGTTCTGGTGCACATGGACCGGAAACCAGCTTTTTTTGCCCGCATCAATGATATCACTCCTGATGTTAAACGGGGCTGGTACCAGGTCGAACTGCTGGTCCTGGGGATTCCCCTGCGGAGTATATTTTGGATCCTGGAAGATGTGCAAATAAATGGCCAAGAATTTACCATGGGGGGAACCCCTGTGCGTCTGGAGCTAATCCCTCCAAAGCCTCCTCCCTTACAGTCGCCCCCGGAACCCGAAGCTAAAGCCAGGGTAATCCCTCTGAAGCGGAAGTAGCGGCCACTAAATCGGTGTCTGAAAAAGAGCTCAGACCGGTTAATATTCCTGGAACTGATACATCCAGTGTCGTTGCCAGGCAGGAATTTTGCGCAGCAGGAAGAGAAATTTGAGGTAATAGAGATAACGGTGGCGGCAGATGGCCTGCCATACCTGAAAGGGGTGGGCGGGGTCGAGGGAGGGGATCTGGACCTGGCTGGCCCGGGCCAGTACCAAAAAACTATCCCGCCTGAAAACTCTGGTTCTTTCAACCTGCCAGCCGGCCTTGAGCAGCATCCAGGTTAGGGTCTGAGGGGTAAAATAAAAGTTGTGCGGGATCGAGAACACCCGCCGCGGCCCCACTTTGGGGACAAGAATATTGGGCGTTTCCAGGAAAAGCCGTCCCCCCGGGGCGGCCAGAGAGCGGGCCGTGATCAAGAATTTTAGGGGGTCTGGAAAGTGCTCAATGACATGCGAGGCCAGGATCAGGTCGAACTGCTGACCGGATAAATCTAGTTCTTCGAACCGCCCCGTTACCATGGTAAGTCCAAATTGCCGGCGAGCATATTCGGCCTGTTGGGGGTCCGGCTCCACTCCCAAGATCTGAACCCCTTGTTGTTGCAACCCCGCGCTGAGGACGCCCAACCCGGCCCCGACCTCCAAGCCCATCAGGCCGGGGCGCACCCAGGGCTTGAGAAAATCGTGCTGGTAGACGGCCCGGCGTTGCACCCGGCGCCGATGACGAGCATCCATCGGTGCATTAGTGTGCAGTTGCCGCGCGCTTAGGCCCAAGGCCATCCGGTCCTGGTCTTCGACTACCGGGTTATGATAGACTAACCCGCAACCCGGGCATAGGACCGTGGTGACGGTCAGAGTTAGGAAAGACCTTTGATGCACTCGGCGGGTATGGTCCTGCTCACACAGGGGGCAATTTATCAGGCGCAAAAAACTCTCTCTGGGGCCGACCGGATAGGGGGAGCGACTGCTCAGTTCCCGATCCTAAATTGACTTATATCGTAATACAATGCCGCCGTCGGGTCAAATTTTTTATTGATTTTTCCAATCTTAGGATTTAGTAAAATAGGATAGAGCTACCGGCACCGCGGTGGCAAGGAGGAAAACAGCCAGTGAGAATTTTGTTGGTGCAACCGACCACATTTTATCCCAATAAACGTATTTTGCGTAGTAAAACCAGATGGCTCCTAGGGTTGACCATTCCCTATCTGGCCGGTTTAACCCCTCGTCATATTCAGGTCGAAGTAGTTGATGATCGTCTCCGCCCCATTCCCTATGATCGTCATTATGATCTGGTCGGAATCACCGCCACCTGTGCGACCGCGGAGCGGGGCTTTCAGATTTCCCAGGAATTTCGCTGCCGAGGAGTGCCAGTGGTGATGGGCGGCTTCCACGTCTCCCTGCACCCTGAGGAGACCATGGAACACTGCGACGCGGTCGTGGTGGGGGAAGCTGAAGCAGTCTGGGAGCAGGTACTCGAAGACGCCCGCCGCGGTTGTCTTAAGCGGCGTTATCAGGCAGAAGGTTTCCATGATATGGTCGGTTTACCACGGCCCCGGCTGGAGTTATTCGACTTTCGGCGCTATCGGGTGAAGATTGCGCCCACCCAGACTTCACGGGGATGTCCCTACCATTGCAGCTTCTGCGAGGTGCCCATAGTTTACGGGCATACCTATCGCCGCCGGCCGATTGGGGAAGTTCTGGAAGAAATCAAGGCCATTGTGCGTATCACTGGATTAAAGAAGATCTATTTTATCGACGACAATCTCACCGGCCATCGGGATTATGCCAAAGAATTGTTCCGGGGGATAATCCCTTTAAATATCCGCTGGAGCTGTTTATGGACGATCAACACCTCCCGGGATGAGGAGCTGCTTGATCTGGCTAAGAAATCTGGATGTTACCATGTCAACATCGGCATTGAAAATGTCTGTCCGGAAAGCATTGCCTCGATTGAAAAGGTCCAGAATCCGGTGGCGGACTACGAATGGATGCTGAAACGACTGCAGGAAAGGGGGATCTTTTATTCCTTGAATTTCATGTTTGGTCTGGATGGCGACCAGATGGGCTTATTCAATGAAACCCTGGACTTCCTGGAGCGTATCAAAGCCCCCATGGCCTTTTTCAATTCGGTGACCCCGCGCCGCGGGACCCCGATGTGGGATCAACTCAATCAGGAAGGCCGGATTCATAATCCTGAGGCCGAAAAGTATTTGGGCATGATCTGCAACTTTTATCCCAAACATATGACCCCAGAAGAATGCGAAGCCGGGGTCTGGCGCTGCTTTCAGAAGTTCTACTCGTTCCCCTCTATCTGGCGGCGTTTGCTCAGGCCTCCCAATTCCTATATTTTTCAGGGATTGCCCAGTAATCTATACTTTCATTGGGCCGTCAATCGGCGCATCGATCCGGTGGATTTTTATTGAGGTCTGAGAAACTCAAAGGCAGCCTGGAGGCCATCCAGGACAAATTGCACGGCCAGCGCCGCCAGGATCAGGCCCATGAGCCGGGTCACCAGACGCATGCCGGATTCCTTGAGGACTTCGGCCAGCCGGGTAGCAAAGCAGAAGGCCAGGTAAGCAAAGAGCAATATTAGGGCCAAAGACACGAACAGAGCAGCAATCTCCAAGGGCTGGGAGACCCGACTACTAAGTACCAAGACGGTGGAGATCGCCCCCGGCCCGCTTAACAAGGGCACCGCCAGCGGCACCAAAGAAATATCACGGTAATCGCGGGCATCCAGGCTGCCTGAGGTATAATGACGGGTAACCGGGCTGCGCCCCTCCAGCATCTCAAAGGCGATCCGGAAAAGGATCAGCCCCCCGGTAATCTGGAAGGCGGCAATGGTAATACCGAAGTAATCTAGTAAAGCACGACCCAGAAACAGGAATCCGGTCAGGATGAGGAAGGCGGTCAAGCAAGCCCGGAAGGCCAGCCGTCGGCGGGTAGGGGGAGGGTAATTGGCCGACAATGCCAGGAAAGGAAAAATATTTCCCAAGGGGTCGATAATGATGAACAGGGAGACTAAGGCGGTAATGAAAAAGCTCCCAGTACTTTCCCAAAGCTCCAAGACCCTTATCCTAAATCAGGTGCCAACTTAGTTAGATTTCTTCTTTTAAGGATAATTTATGGCAAAATATCAAGTCAATAAAACCTACCAGGAGATTAACGAGAAGATTAGAAAAGGTCAAGCCATAGTAGTCACCGCTGATGAGATTATTGACTTGGTGCGCGAGAAAGGAGAAGTCGAGGCAGCCCGCACCGTGGATGTAGTTACTACCGGGACCTTTTCACCCATGTGTTCTTCTGGGGCGTTTATCAATTTCGGCCAGAGCCAGCCGCCGATCCGGGCCTCCAAAGTGTGGTTCAACGGGGTCCCGGCCTATGGCGGCCTGGCCGCGGTAGATGTCTTTTTGGGAGCAACTGAGCCGGCCCTGGATGATCCGCTCAACAAGGTCTACCCAGGGGAGTTTAAATATGGCGGCGGCCATGTCATTGAGGAGCTGGTGGATGGCAAAAGTGTGCACCTGGTGGCCGAAGGC harbors:
- a CDS encoding ketopantoate reductase family protein yields the protein MRYLIMGTGALGTVFGGLLQHAGHQVTFGGRGPHFEHLITQGLTVNGIWGQFHLGPVAALQPDQPSPDPYDIILLCVKSFDTLTAARAVKGLLAPNGLIVSVQNGLGNIDILAQEFGAARTIGARVIFGAEITKPGVSTVTVYADRVLLGATSEETSPAVLEQLAADLNRAGIPTAIVDNILTHIWDKVLYNCALNPLGAILGVAYGALADNPATRDLMLALIQEIYQVAAALAIPLSQPSATSYFQHFLENLVPPTAAHLPSMLQDLRRGRRTEIDALNGAICRYADQLGLTTPYNQTLCHLIRFLEAGSTCQGEQKAEKSAA
- a CDS encoding MarC family protein, producing the protein MELWESTGSFFITALVSLFIIIDPLGNIFPFLALSANYPPPTRRRLAFRACLTAFLILTGFLFLGRALLDYFGITIAAFQITGGLILFRIAFEMLEGRSPVTRHYTSGSLDARDYRDISLVPLAVPLLSGPGAISTVLVLSSRVSQPLEIAALFVSLALILLFAYLAFCFATRLAEVLKESGMRLVTRLMGLILAALAVQFVLDGLQAAFEFLRPQ
- a CDS encoding B12-binding domain-containing radical SAM protein, producing MRILLVQPTTFYPNKRILRSKTRWLLGLTIPYLAGLTPRHIQVEVVDDRLRPIPYDRHYDLVGITATCATAERGFQISQEFRCRGVPVVMGGFHVSLHPEETMEHCDAVVVGEAEAVWEQVLEDARRGCLKRRYQAEGFHDMVGLPRPRLELFDFRRYRVKIAPTQTSRGCPYHCSFCEVPIVYGHTYRRRPIGEVLEEIKAIVRITGLKKIYFIDDNLTGHRDYAKELFRGIIPLNIRWSCLWTINTSRDEELLDLAKKSGCYHVNIGIENVCPESIASIEKVQNPVADYEWMLKRLQERGIFYSLNFMFGLDGDQMGLFNETLDFLERIKAPMAFFNSVTPRRGTPMWDQLNQEGRIHNPEAEKYLGMICNFYPKHMTPEECEAGVWRCFQKFYSFPSIWRRLLRPPNSYIFQGLPSNLYFHWAVNRRIDPVDFY
- a CDS encoding transcriptional regulator translates to MITPRQAIKELLQEQPLSIRELSQRLSLSEKEVLDHLGHIARAPGPSHRFQIIPAVCQHCGFVFKKRERLRTPSRCPLCRQQSISRPRFALILK
- a CDS encoding cupin domain-containing protein → MTTETNQPQFLDLRDEIKRDERGLAYFPFREATVTCEGATILKSLHLVSILPGQVRGNHQHPHKREWLYVFHGEGNFVWQDDQGQKHQRRLAGDRTMVIIPPGMPHALSNDGSQVLYLLAWRIPERFEVSEPDTVPSPIP
- a CDS encoding class I SAM-dependent methyltransferase, with amino-acid sequence MRLINCPLCEQDHTRRVHQRSFLTLTVTTVLCPGCGLVYHNPVVEDQDRMALGLSARQLHTNAPMDARHRRRVQRRAVYQHDFLKPWVRPGLMGLEVGAGLGVLSAGLQQQGVQILGVEPDPQQAEYARRQFGLTMVTGRFEELDLSGQQFDLILASHVIEHFPDPLKFLITARSLAAPGGRLFLETPNILVPKVGPRRVFSIPHNFYFTPQTLTWMLLKAGWQVERTRVFRRDSFLVLARASQVQIPSLDPAHPFQVWQAICRHRYLYYLKFLFLLRKIPAWQRHWMYQFQEY